Proteins encoded by one window of Arachis hypogaea cultivar Tifrunner chromosome 1, arahy.Tifrunner.gnm2.J5K5, whole genome shotgun sequence:
- the LOC112792941 gene encoding uncharacterized protein — MQALLHHSPLIRTSHSSFSAMASSSSLTLPSLSLNNFLSSPSNAHSRTFNLPLLRSRVFMSVASGSQVSVLNDALFSDYKPSNAFLFPGQGAQAVGMGKEAQNVPAAAVLYKKANEILGYDLLDICINGPKDKLDSTVLSQPAIYVTSLAAVELLRARDGGQQIIDSVDVTCGLSLGEYTALAFAGAFSFEDGLKLVKLRGEAMQDAADAAKSAMVSVIGLDSEKVQQLCDAANQEVPEAEKVQIANYLCPGNYAVSGGLKGVEVLESKAKSFKARMTVRLAVAGAFHTSFMEPAVSRLEAALAATEIRTPRIPVISNVDAQPHADPDTIKKILARQVTSPVQWETTVKTLLNKGLKKSYELGPGKVIAGIIKRVDKGADIENIGA; from the exons ATGCAAGCTTTGCTTCACCATTCCCCTCTTATCCGAACCTCACATTCTTCCTTCTCAGctatggcttcttcttcttccctcactctcccttctctctctctcaacaACTTCCTTTCTTCCCCATCAAATGCACATTCTAGAACCTTCAACCTTCCCCTCCTTCGATCTAGGGTTTTCATGAGCGTCGCTTCCGGATCCCAGGTCTCCGTTCTCAACGATGCTCTCTTCTCCGATTACAAACCCTCCAACGCTTTTCTTTTCCCCGGTCAG GGTGCACAAGCCGTTGGAATGGGAAAAGAAGCTCAGAATGTGCCTGCTGCTGCTGTTCTGTATAAGAAGGCAAATGAGATATTGGG GTATGATCTTCTTGATATATGCATCAATGGCCCAAAGGATAAGTTAGATTCAACTGTTCTTAGTCAG CCTGCTATTTATGTCACAAGTCTCGCTGCTGTGGAGCTACTTCGTGCACGAGATGGAGGACAACAGATTATTGATTCTGTTGATGTTACGTGTGGTCTAAGTTTGGGAGAATATACTGCTCTTGCTTTTGCTGGGGCTTTCAG CTTTGAAGATGGACTTAAGTTggtcaaattgaggggagaagcCATGCAG GATGCTGCTGATGCTGCTAAAAGTGCCATGGTTAGTGTCATAGGACTGGACTCAGAGAAGGTCCAACAATTGTGTGATGCGGCGAATCAGGAAGTACCCGAAGCTGAGAAGGTTCAAATTGCCAATTACCTATGTCCT gGTAACTATGCTGTCTCTGGGGGCTTAAAAGGAGTAGAAGTGCTGGAATCTAAGGCAAAGTCTTTCAAGGCTCGAATGACT GTTCGCTTAGCTGTTGCCGGTGCATTCCACACTAGTTTTATGGAACCAGCTGTGTCAAGGTTGGAAGCAGCATTGGCAGCAACAGAAATCAGAACACCAAGAATACCAGTCATCTCCAATGTGGATGCACAGCCACATGCAGATCCCGACACAATCAAGAAGATATTGGCACGTCAG GTTACTTCACCTGTTCAATGGGAAACAACAGTGAAGACTCTTCTAAACAAGGGGCTGAAGAAAAGTTATGAACTAGGACCTGGAAAG GTAATTGCTGGTATTATCAAGAGAGTGGACAAAGGTGCTGATATTGAGAACATAGGTGCCTGA
- the LOC112792979 gene encoding uncharacterized protein, which translates to MNNNNKIEEVVLVVDDLRSICMNYRCRICHEEEFESSKSLEAPCACSGTVKFAHRDCIQKWCNEKGNTTCEICLQQYEPGYTAPPKKSQIADAAMTIRDSLQITRREVEPLINATTIESDYSECTSAADRSASCFRSLAFSFTLILLVRHLFALLTSGMEDYPFTILTVFILRASGIIVPMYIIIRTIGGLHSSIHRHYHQDSDDDDTSTISDGDDEENETSQDEDLGYS; encoded by the exons atgaataacaataataaaattgaagAAGTTGTGTTAGTTGTGGATGATTTGAGATCAATATGTATGAATTATCGGTGTAGAATATGCCATGAAGAAGAATTCGAGAGCTCCAAAAGCTTGGAAGCTCCTTGTGCTTGTTCTGGAACCGTTAAG TTTGCTCATAGAGATTGCATTCAGAAATGGTGCAATGAAAAAGGCAATACAACTTGTGAGATTTGTCTCCAG CAATATGAACCTGGATATACAGCACCTCCAAAGAAATCTCAGATAGCTGATGCAGCAATGACCATTAG GGATAGCCTGCAAATAACAAGAAGGGAGGTAGAACCCTTAATAAACGCAACAACAATTGAAAGCGATTACTCTGAATGCACTTCTGCTGCAGATAGAAGCGCTTCGTGCTTTCGATCACTTGCTTTCTCT TTTACACTCATCTTGCTTGTAAGACATCTTTTTGCATTGCTTACAAGTGGCATGGAAGATTATCCATTTACAATTCTTACT gtgttTATATTAAGGGCAAGTGGAATTATTGTGCCCATGTACATAATAATTAGGACAATTGGAGGCTTACATAGTAGTATTCACCGCCACTATCATCAG GATTCTGATGATGATGACACATCGACAATATCTGATGGAGATGATGAAGAAAACGAGACAAGCCAGGATGAAGATTTAGGATATTCATAG
- the LOC112792995 gene encoding uncharacterized protein has translation MNATINNFNQENGHGSDSDTNSEEEAAAAEYYQPISGVDDGSGESDGENGINGVAENEISSLDQNGVVYEEEEEEEERNRREEIRRAFSEDENRRNAPLSEENATRVMEAMRGVSFGGVAPDWADRVPEDRWIDQLRRLRLSPNT, from the exons ATGAACGCTACCATCAATAATTTCAACCAAG AAAACGGACACGGAAGCGATTCCGATACGAATTCCGAAGAGGAGGCAGCTGCAGCGGAATACTACCAGCCGATCTCTGGCGTCGACGATGGCAGTGGCGAATCAGACGGCGAGAACGGCATTAACGGTGTGGCTGAGAACGAGATCTCGTCTTTGGATCAAAACGGCGTCGTAtacgaagaagaagaggaagaagaagagaggaataGAAGAGAAGAGATACGGAGGGCGTTCAGTGAGGACGAGAATAGAAGAAACGCGCCGCTGAGTGAGGAGAACGCGACGCGGGTTATGGAGGCCATGCGCGGCGTTTCTTTCGGCGGCGTGGCTCCCGATTGGGCCGATCGGGTTCCCGAGGACCGCTGGATCGATCAGCTTCGCAGGTTGAGACTGTCACCCAACACTTGA
- the LOC112793027 gene encoding probable protein phosphatase 2C 26 isoform X4, protein MAIPILRAAIIPHSQPLLHSSISGGIDETAKKKKRLLLPCSSSSSELNPAIRSEVSFSVGSCLLPHPDKVDRGGEDALLVSNYNGGVLAIADGVSGWAEEDVDPSLFPREFLANASNFVEDMEVNYDPQILIRKSHAATSSTGSATVIVAMLEKNGILKIANVGDCGLRVIRNGSVIFSTSPQEHYFDCPFQLSSERAGQTYLDAAVSNVELIEGDTIVMGSDGLFDNVFDYEIVSTIATYRDVTEAAKALANLARIHATDSNFDSPYSLEARSKGYDAPLWKKILGMKLTGGKLDDITVIVGQVVSS, encoded by the exons aTGGCAATTCCCATATTGAGGGCTGCAATCATTCCTCACTCTCAACCACTCCTTCATTCTTCTATATCTGGTGGTATTGATGAAACtgccaaaaagaagaaaagactgttgcttccttgttcttcttcttcttctgagcTCAATCCTGCAATTCG GTCAGAGGTTTCATTTTCTGTTGGGTCTTGCCTCCTTCCTCATCCAGACAAG GTTGATAGAGGTGGGGAAGATGCTTTGCTTGTCAGCAACTATAATGGGGGAGTTCTTGCTATTGCTGATGGTGTTTCTGG TTGGGCAGAAGAGGATGTGGATCCTTCGTTGTTCCCACGTGAATTCCTGGCTAACGCTTCTAATTTTGTTGAAGATATGGAG GTGAACTATGATCCTCAAATTCTTATAAGGAAATCGCATGCTGCTACTTCCTCAACAGGCTCAGCCACTGT CATTGTTGCTATGCTGGAGAAGAATGGGATTTTGAAGATTGCCAATGTTGGGGATTGTGGATTAAGAGTTATCCGCAATG GCAGTGTAATTTTTTCCACTTCACCACAAGAACATTACTTTGACTGTCCATTCCAACTGAGCTCCGAGAGGGCCGGCCAAACATATCTTGATGCAGCG GTAAGTAATGTGGAGTTGATAGAGGGAGATACAATTGTCATGGGGTCTGATGGTCTTTTTGATAATGTTTTTGACTATGAAATTGTTTCGACCATTGCTACATACAGAGATGTTACTGAGGCTG CAAAGGCATTAGCTAACTTGGCAAGAATTCATGCCACGGATTCAAATTTTGATTCTCCCTATTCATTGGAGGCCAGGTCTAAG GGTTATGATGCGCCGCTATGGAAGAAGATTCTTGGAATGAAGCTTACAG GTGGAAAGCTTGATGATATTACTGTAATTGTTGGTCAGGTTGTAAGTTCCTGA
- the LOC112793027 gene encoding probable protein phosphatase 2C 26 isoform X5, with protein sequence MAIPILRAAIIPHSQPLLHSSISGGIDETAKKKKRLLLPCSSSSSELNPAIRSEVSFSVGSCLLPHPDKVDRGGEDALLVSNYNGGVLAIADGVSGWAEEDVDPSLFPREFLANASNFVEDMEVNYDPQILIRKSHAATSSTGSATVIVAMLEKNGILKIANVGDCGLRVIRNGSVIFSTSPQEHYFDCPFQLSSERAGQTYLDAAALANLARIHATDSNFDSPYSLEARSKGYDAPLWKKILGMKLTVVYCKAHRGGKLDDITVIVGQVVSS encoded by the exons aTGGCAATTCCCATATTGAGGGCTGCAATCATTCCTCACTCTCAACCACTCCTTCATTCTTCTATATCTGGTGGTATTGATGAAACtgccaaaaagaagaaaagactgttgcttccttgttcttcttcttcttctgagcTCAATCCTGCAATTCG GTCAGAGGTTTCATTTTCTGTTGGGTCTTGCCTCCTTCCTCATCCAGACAAG GTTGATAGAGGTGGGGAAGATGCTTTGCTTGTCAGCAACTATAATGGGGGAGTTCTTGCTATTGCTGATGGTGTTTCTGG TTGGGCAGAAGAGGATGTGGATCCTTCGTTGTTCCCACGTGAATTCCTGGCTAACGCTTCTAATTTTGTTGAAGATATGGAG GTGAACTATGATCCTCAAATTCTTATAAGGAAATCGCATGCTGCTACTTCCTCAACAGGCTCAGCCACTGT CATTGTTGCTATGCTGGAGAAGAATGGGATTTTGAAGATTGCCAATGTTGGGGATTGTGGATTAAGAGTTATCCGCAATG GCAGTGTAATTTTTTCCACTTCACCACAAGAACATTACTTTGACTGTCCATTCCAACTGAGCTCCGAGAGGGCCGGCCAAACATATCTTGATGCAGCG GCATTAGCTAACTTGGCAAGAATTCATGCCACGGATTCAAATTTTGATTCTCCCTATTCATTGGAGGCCAGGTCTAAG GGTTATGATGCGCCGCTATGGAAGAAGATTCTTGGAATGAAGCTTACAG TTGTGTATTGCAAGGCGCATAGAG GTGGAAAGCTTGATGATATTACTGTAATTGTTGGTCAGGTTGTAAGTTCCTGA
- the LOC112793027 gene encoding probable protein phosphatase 2C 26 isoform X6 produces MAIPILRAAIIPHSQPLLHSSISGGIDETAKKKKRLLLPCSSSSSELNPAIRSEVSFSVGSCLLPHPDKVDRGGEDALLVSNYNGGVLAIADGVSGWAEEDVDPSLFPREFLANASNFVEDMEVNYDPQILIRKSHAATSSTGSATVIVAMLEKNGILKIANVGDCGLRVIRNGSVIFSTSPQEHYFDCPFQLSSERAGQTYLDAAALANLARIHATDSNFDSPYSLEARSKGYDAPLWKKILGMKLTGGKLDDITVIVGQVVSS; encoded by the exons aTGGCAATTCCCATATTGAGGGCTGCAATCATTCCTCACTCTCAACCACTCCTTCATTCTTCTATATCTGGTGGTATTGATGAAACtgccaaaaagaagaaaagactgttgcttccttgttcttcttcttcttctgagcTCAATCCTGCAATTCG GTCAGAGGTTTCATTTTCTGTTGGGTCTTGCCTCCTTCCTCATCCAGACAAG GTTGATAGAGGTGGGGAAGATGCTTTGCTTGTCAGCAACTATAATGGGGGAGTTCTTGCTATTGCTGATGGTGTTTCTGG TTGGGCAGAAGAGGATGTGGATCCTTCGTTGTTCCCACGTGAATTCCTGGCTAACGCTTCTAATTTTGTTGAAGATATGGAG GTGAACTATGATCCTCAAATTCTTATAAGGAAATCGCATGCTGCTACTTCCTCAACAGGCTCAGCCACTGT CATTGTTGCTATGCTGGAGAAGAATGGGATTTTGAAGATTGCCAATGTTGGGGATTGTGGATTAAGAGTTATCCGCAATG GCAGTGTAATTTTTTCCACTTCACCACAAGAACATTACTTTGACTGTCCATTCCAACTGAGCTCCGAGAGGGCCGGCCAAACATATCTTGATGCAGCG GCATTAGCTAACTTGGCAAGAATTCATGCCACGGATTCAAATTTTGATTCTCCCTATTCATTGGAGGCCAGGTCTAAG GGTTATGATGCGCCGCTATGGAAGAAGATTCTTGGAATGAAGCTTACAG GTGGAAAGCTTGATGATATTACTGTAATTGTTGGTCAGGTTGTAAGTTCCTGA
- the LOC112793027 gene encoding probable protein phosphatase 2C 26 isoform X1 — protein sequence MAIPILRAAIIPHSQPLLHSSISGGIDETAKKKKRLLLPCSSSSSELNPAIRSEVSFSVGSCLLPHPDKVDRGGEDALLVSNYNGGVLAIADGVSGWAEEDVDPSLFPREFLANASNFVEDMEVNYDPQILIRKSHAATSSTGSATVIVAMLEKNGILKIANVGDCGLRVIRNGSVIFSTSPQEHYFDCPFQLSSERAGQTYLDAALGKQVSNVELIEGDTIVMGSDGLFDNVFDYEIVSTIATYRDVTEAAKALANLARIHATDSNFDSPYSLEARSKGYDAPLWKKILGMKLTVVYCKAHRGGKLDDITVIVGQVVSS from the exons aTGGCAATTCCCATATTGAGGGCTGCAATCATTCCTCACTCTCAACCACTCCTTCATTCTTCTATATCTGGTGGTATTGATGAAACtgccaaaaagaagaaaagactgttgcttccttgttcttcttcttcttctgagcTCAATCCTGCAATTCG GTCAGAGGTTTCATTTTCTGTTGGGTCTTGCCTCCTTCCTCATCCAGACAAG GTTGATAGAGGTGGGGAAGATGCTTTGCTTGTCAGCAACTATAATGGGGGAGTTCTTGCTATTGCTGATGGTGTTTCTGG TTGGGCAGAAGAGGATGTGGATCCTTCGTTGTTCCCACGTGAATTCCTGGCTAACGCTTCTAATTTTGTTGAAGATATGGAG GTGAACTATGATCCTCAAATTCTTATAAGGAAATCGCATGCTGCTACTTCCTCAACAGGCTCAGCCACTGT CATTGTTGCTATGCTGGAGAAGAATGGGATTTTGAAGATTGCCAATGTTGGGGATTGTGGATTAAGAGTTATCCGCAATG GCAGTGTAATTTTTTCCACTTCACCACAAGAACATTACTTTGACTGTCCATTCCAACTGAGCTCCGAGAGGGCCGGCCAAACATATCTTGATGCAGCG CTGGGAAAACAGGTAAGTAATGTGGAGTTGATAGAGGGAGATACAATTGTCATGGGGTCTGATGGTCTTTTTGATAATGTTTTTGACTATGAAATTGTTTCGACCATTGCTACATACAGAGATGTTACTGAGGCTG CAAAGGCATTAGCTAACTTGGCAAGAATTCATGCCACGGATTCAAATTTTGATTCTCCCTATTCATTGGAGGCCAGGTCTAAG GGTTATGATGCGCCGCTATGGAAGAAGATTCTTGGAATGAAGCTTACAG TTGTGTATTGCAAGGCGCATAGAG GTGGAAAGCTTGATGATATTACTGTAATTGTTGGTCAGGTTGTAAGTTCCTGA
- the LOC112793027 gene encoding probable protein phosphatase 2C 26 isoform X2: MAIPILRAAIIPHSQPLLHSSISGGIDETAKKKKRLLLPCSSSSSELNPAIRSEVSFSVGSCLLPHPDKVDRGGEDALLVSNYNGGVLAIADGVSGWAEEDVDPSLFPREFLANASNFVEDMEVNYDPQILIRKSHAATSSTGSATVIVAMLEKNGILKIANVGDCGLRVIRNGSVIFSTSPQEHYFDCPFQLSSERAGQTYLDAAVSNVELIEGDTIVMGSDGLFDNVFDYEIVSTIATYRDVTEAAKALANLARIHATDSNFDSPYSLEARSKGYDAPLWKKILGMKLTVVYCKAHRGGKLDDITVIVGQVVSS; this comes from the exons aTGGCAATTCCCATATTGAGGGCTGCAATCATTCCTCACTCTCAACCACTCCTTCATTCTTCTATATCTGGTGGTATTGATGAAACtgccaaaaagaagaaaagactgttgcttccttgttcttcttcttcttctgagcTCAATCCTGCAATTCG GTCAGAGGTTTCATTTTCTGTTGGGTCTTGCCTCCTTCCTCATCCAGACAAG GTTGATAGAGGTGGGGAAGATGCTTTGCTTGTCAGCAACTATAATGGGGGAGTTCTTGCTATTGCTGATGGTGTTTCTGG TTGGGCAGAAGAGGATGTGGATCCTTCGTTGTTCCCACGTGAATTCCTGGCTAACGCTTCTAATTTTGTTGAAGATATGGAG GTGAACTATGATCCTCAAATTCTTATAAGGAAATCGCATGCTGCTACTTCCTCAACAGGCTCAGCCACTGT CATTGTTGCTATGCTGGAGAAGAATGGGATTTTGAAGATTGCCAATGTTGGGGATTGTGGATTAAGAGTTATCCGCAATG GCAGTGTAATTTTTTCCACTTCACCACAAGAACATTACTTTGACTGTCCATTCCAACTGAGCTCCGAGAGGGCCGGCCAAACATATCTTGATGCAGCG GTAAGTAATGTGGAGTTGATAGAGGGAGATACAATTGTCATGGGGTCTGATGGTCTTTTTGATAATGTTTTTGACTATGAAATTGTTTCGACCATTGCTACATACAGAGATGTTACTGAGGCTG CAAAGGCATTAGCTAACTTGGCAAGAATTCATGCCACGGATTCAAATTTTGATTCTCCCTATTCATTGGAGGCCAGGTCTAAG GGTTATGATGCGCCGCTATGGAAGAAGATTCTTGGAATGAAGCTTACAG TTGTGTATTGCAAGGCGCATAGAG GTGGAAAGCTTGATGATATTACTGTAATTGTTGGTCAGGTTGTAAGTTCCTGA
- the LOC112793027 gene encoding probable protein phosphatase 2C 26 isoform X3, which yields MAIPILRAAIIPHSQPLLHSSISGGIDETAKKKKRLLLPCSSSSSELNPAIRSEVSFSVGSCLLPHPDKVDRGGEDALLVSNYNGGVLAIADGVSGWAEEDVDPSLFPREFLANASNFVEDMEVNYDPQILIRKSHAATSSTGSATVIVAMLEKNGILKIANVGDCGLRVIRNGSVIFSTSPQEHYFDCPFQLSSERAGQTYLDAALGKQVSNVELIEGDTIVMGSDGLFDNVFDYEIVSTIATYRDVTEAAKALANLARIHATDSNFDSPYSLEARSKGYDAPLWKKILGMKLTGGKLDDITVIVGQVVSS from the exons aTGGCAATTCCCATATTGAGGGCTGCAATCATTCCTCACTCTCAACCACTCCTTCATTCTTCTATATCTGGTGGTATTGATGAAACtgccaaaaagaagaaaagactgttgcttccttgttcttcttcttcttctgagcTCAATCCTGCAATTCG GTCAGAGGTTTCATTTTCTGTTGGGTCTTGCCTCCTTCCTCATCCAGACAAG GTTGATAGAGGTGGGGAAGATGCTTTGCTTGTCAGCAACTATAATGGGGGAGTTCTTGCTATTGCTGATGGTGTTTCTGG TTGGGCAGAAGAGGATGTGGATCCTTCGTTGTTCCCACGTGAATTCCTGGCTAACGCTTCTAATTTTGTTGAAGATATGGAG GTGAACTATGATCCTCAAATTCTTATAAGGAAATCGCATGCTGCTACTTCCTCAACAGGCTCAGCCACTGT CATTGTTGCTATGCTGGAGAAGAATGGGATTTTGAAGATTGCCAATGTTGGGGATTGTGGATTAAGAGTTATCCGCAATG GCAGTGTAATTTTTTCCACTTCACCACAAGAACATTACTTTGACTGTCCATTCCAACTGAGCTCCGAGAGGGCCGGCCAAACATATCTTGATGCAGCG CTGGGAAAACAGGTAAGTAATGTGGAGTTGATAGAGGGAGATACAATTGTCATGGGGTCTGATGGTCTTTTTGATAATGTTTTTGACTATGAAATTGTTTCGACCATTGCTACATACAGAGATGTTACTGAGGCTG CAAAGGCATTAGCTAACTTGGCAAGAATTCATGCCACGGATTCAAATTTTGATTCTCCCTATTCATTGGAGGCCAGGTCTAAG GGTTATGATGCGCCGCTATGGAAGAAGATTCTTGGAATGAAGCTTACAG GTGGAAAGCTTGATGATATTACTGTAATTGTTGGTCAGGTTGTAAGTTCCTGA
- the LOC112793011 gene encoding uncharacterized protein, giving the protein MATDAKTPTPAAKFQNAEFRELTAPLTSQDGLRFWQLMISGSVAGSVEHMAMFPVDTVKTHMQALGTCPLKRNVTVSQALRTIITSNGGPIALYRGIGAMGLGAGPAHAVYFSFYETCKTFFSRGNPNNSLAHAVSGVCATIVSDAVFTPMDMVKQRLQLSGANGYRGVWDCVKRVMSEEGFGAFYASYRTTVLMNAPFTAVHFVTYEAAKRGLIEVATPESAEDERLVVHATAGAAAGALAAAVTTPLDVVKTQLQCQGVCGCDRFENGSIADVLKTIVKKDGYRGLMRGWIPRMLFHAPAAAICWSTYEAGKSFFQELNQSKDSSTII; this is encoded by the exons ATGGCCACAGACGCAAAAACACCAACACCAGCAGCAAAATTTCAGAACGCAGAGTTTCGGGAATTAACGGCGCCGTTAACCTCCCAAGACGGCCTCCGTTTCTGGCAGCTAATGATCTCCGGTTCCGTCGCTGGCTCCGTCGAACACATGGCCATGTTCCCCGTCGACACTGTCAAGACCCACATGCAAGCCCTAGGCACCTGTCCGCTCAAACGAAACGTCACCGTTTCGCAAGCCCTAAGAACCATCATCACGTCGAACGGAGGGCCCATCGCTCTCTACCGCGGAATCGGCGCAATGGGCCTGGGCGCAGGTCCGGCCCATGCCGTCTACTTCTCCTTCTATGAAACCTGCAAGACCTTCTTCTCGCGCGGGAACCCTAACAATTCATTGGCGCACGCTGTTTCCGGTGTATGCGCCACTATTGTGAGCGATGCAGTGTTCACGCCGATGGACATGGTGAAGCAGAGGCTTCAGCTGAGTGGTGCGAATGGTTATCGTGGTGTCTGGGACTGTGTGAAGAGGGTGATGAGTGAGGAAGGGTTTGGTGCTTTCTATGCTTCGTATAGGACCACTGTGTTGATGAATGCTCCTTTTACCGCGGTCCATTTCGTTACTTATGAGGCTGCCAAACGCGGCCTTATTGAGGTGGCGACGCCGGAGAGCGCCGAGGACGAACGGTTGGTTGTCCATGCGACTGCTGGTGCCGCTGCCGGTGCTTTGGCCGCAGCGGTTACTACTCCACTTGATGTTGTTAAAACTCAGTTACAGTGTCAG GGTGTCTGTGGATGCGATAGGTTTGAAAACGGTTCAATTGCAGATGTTTTAAAAACGATAGTGAAAAAGGATGGATACAGAGGGCTCATGCGAGGATGGATTCCAAGGATGCTGTTCCATGCTCCTGCAGCTGCAATCTGCTGGTCGACGTACGAGGCAGGGAAGTCCTTTTTCCAAGAATTAAATCAGAGTAAAGACAGCAGCACTATCATATGA
- the LOC112793078 gene encoding probable calcium-binding protein CML44 — translation MCSLTHNDLKRIFEKLDKNGDGLVSLDELNWLLDKTGGSSTSLQELEEHVVGKKSLNLDEFLFFYDSMLKINDNGDDKGEVEEVESDLAKAFEVFDLNGDGFISSQELECVLKRLGLLEQQSGNKDCRAMILSYDTNLDGQLDFEEFKNMMMLTTS, via the coding sequence ATGTGTTCCCTAACCCACAATGACTTGAAAAGAATTTTTGAGAAGCTGGACAAGAATGGCGATGGATTAGTGAGCCTTGACGAGTTGAATTGGCTTCTAGACAAGACAGGAGGCTCCAGCACTAGCCTCCAGGAGCTAGAAGAGCATGTAGTTGGAAAGAAGAGCCTCAACTTGGATGAGTTCTTGTTCTTCTACGACTCCATGTTAAAGATCAACGACAATGGCGACGACAAGGGCGAGGTTGAGGAAGTCGAAAGCGATCTTGCGAAGGCGTTTGAGGTGTTTGATTTGAATGGAGATGGATTCATAAGTAGCCAAGAGCTTGAGTGTGTGTTGAAGAGGCTTGGCTTGTTGGAACAACAGAGTGGGAATAAGGATTGCAGGGCAATGATTTTATCCTATGATACTAATTTGGATGGACAACTTGATTTTGAGGAGTTTAAGAATATGATGATGCTTACCACTTCATAA